One stretch of Francisella sp. LA112445 DNA includes these proteins:
- the dtd gene encoding D-aminoacyl-tRNA deacylase, with protein MLSIIQRVSCANVIVEQQKVADINKGILALVCVEKEDSHQNFEKMAEKILKYRIFEDEAGKMNLSLRDIQGEIILVPQFTLAANTRNGNRPSFSDGCPPDIAKGKFEEFQKIFKSKYEKVQSGIFGADMKVSLTNDGPVTFSFKI; from the coding sequence ATGCTTAGTATAATTCAAAGAGTCAGTTGTGCAAATGTAATTGTAGAGCAGCAAAAAGTTGCTGATATAAATAAAGGTATCTTAGCCCTAGTATGTGTTGAAAAAGAAGATAGTCACCAAAACTTTGAGAAAATGGCTGAGAAAATCCTTAAATATCGTATATTTGAAGATGAAGCTGGTAAGATGAACTTATCCCTTAGAGATATCCAAGGAGAGATAATTCTTGTACCGCAATTTACTTTAGCTGCCAATACTCGTAATGGTAATAGACCTAGTTTTAGTGACGGCTGCCCTCCTGATATTGCCAAAGGTAAATTTGAAGAATTTCAGAAAATCTTCAAGAGTAAATATGAAAAAGTCCAATCTGGAATATTTGGTGCTGATATGAAAGTATCACTAACTAATGATGGACCAGTAACTTTTAGTTTTAAGATTTAG
- a CDS encoding MFS transporter produces MASINTNNQLSTFTVPESLILKAVSICFFAAFITGGFGAILGLVSPQISSHYGVNVSHIVYIDVLNILGLLVGNALSSKTMSSLGCRNTLLIALVIGLIAQFTIAAGFPLYIYAICALLNGTCVGFLVPAVSQTIHAAYTKTGKSESRLNVLNFFFGAGSAFVPFVGGHIVEQFSWRAVFIGMGCLYLILFIIIFLSKFEEKAAVTISDDLVDESDTAKPKLLNISVVLIALAIMIYVYIEYIVSYWFSPYLQEAKHVSVTDVGLVIGLFWGIIAISRLIVGLFVLTKIKPAVYIMISSFITLVGFIIFLIANSLTGFIIGGIVLGFGCAAMFPTLLGYGINNANYSSPKISSFLIMSGSIGASICLFISGFLGQHIDKQVPIILGPILCVIIIILVFITHTRKAKLSK; encoded by the coding sequence ATGGCATCAATTAATACAAATAATCAATTATCGACATTCACTGTTCCAGAAAGTTTAATACTAAAAGCTGTGAGCATCTGTTTCTTCGCAGCATTTATTACAGGAGGCTTTGGTGCAATACTTGGACTAGTATCACCACAGATATCTAGTCATTATGGCGTTAATGTTTCTCATATTGTTTATATTGATGTTTTAAATATATTAGGGCTTTTGGTAGGTAATGCTTTAAGCTCAAAAACTATGAGCTCTTTAGGTTGTAGAAACACGCTACTCATTGCCCTGGTAATCGGTCTAATTGCACAATTTACTATCGCTGCTGGATTTCCTTTATATATCTATGCTATTTGTGCTCTTTTAAATGGTACTTGCGTAGGCTTTTTGGTACCGGCTGTTAGCCAAACAATCCATGCAGCATATACAAAAACTGGTAAAAGTGAATCACGCTTAAATGTTTTAAACTTTTTCTTTGGTGCCGGCTCGGCATTTGTACCTTTTGTCGGTGGTCATATAGTTGAGCAATTCTCATGGCGTGCAGTGTTTATAGGTATGGGTTGTTTATATTTGATCCTATTTATTATTATCTTTTTATCAAAATTTGAAGAAAAAGCAGCTGTAACTATTAGTGATGATCTAGTTGATGAATCTGATACAGCTAAACCAAAACTTTTAAATATAAGTGTAGTTCTAATAGCTCTAGCTATAATGATTTATGTATATATTGAGTATATTGTTTCATATTGGTTCTCACCATATTTACAAGAGGCTAAACATGTAAGTGTTACAGATGTTGGACTAGTTATTGGTCTATTTTGGGGAATTATTGCTATTTCTAGACTAATCGTAGGTCTATTTGTACTTACAAAAATTAAGCCTGCTGTTTATATTATGATTAGCTCATTTATTACTCTAGTTGGATTTATCATATTCTTAATTGCTAATAGTCTTACAGGATTTATAATAGGCGGTATAGTACTTGGTTTTGGTTGTGCTGCAATGTTCCCAACACTTCTTGGATACGGTATCAATAATGCAAACTACTCTAGTCCAAAGATCTCCTCTTTTTTAATAATGTCAGGCTCTATAGGTGCTTCAATTTGTTTATTTATTTCAGGATTCTTAGGTCAACATATCGATAAGCAAGTACCTATAATTCTTGGACCTATACTTTGTGTGATTATAATTATTTTGGTATTTATTACTCATACTAGAAAAGCAAAACTTTCTAAATAA
- a CDS encoding glycoside hydrolase family 32 protein, with translation MVIDKLDEKSFRIHVANNAVISFDYSTNHHGQFRLYDGNNIVECCPIQTTSLKTKYYHVEWLLESNKEYTLKITCDIQDLNIENGWIYDDTLLEYGGVCFSLKHGQFQSHHSHDNSKLKDTKHLQYHFTAKKAWLNDPNGLVYFKGKYHMFYQHYPYGKHTAMLHWGHSVSDDMVHWQHLPIAIYPQNDLDERYIGGAFSGSAMVVDDELFLVYTEHFEDLENSPDIFIEKQNLIKSKDGIHFSKPKTIVNRKPDFCSYDFRDPKVWFDKNFNCYYMVIGTYANSFPSVALYRSDDAKSWHYHSILFQEKTISGRTLECPDLFYLDGKYVLVLSIFTTENKKDFDYKSFYYIGDFDGKYFSAKTPATYIDSAKEFYAPQTFEANGNRYAIGWMNCWEDHKNRAKEDSAGAMSLMRQFKVVNNKLISYPTDAYNNLRVQRLQIENFNKNIDLPSDLIELNLEFNSNNTWQLELLKDNQGSVIDICYQDSQISVKNSLNQVMNEAFIKDISSENISVDIFLDTTSIELFVNKGQESITMRFERSSKIENTMKIKVADQKSLTIKLYELNSIWQ, from the coding sequence ATGGTTATAGATAAACTTGACGAAAAATCTTTTCGAATTCATGTCGCAAATAATGCAGTAATATCTTTTGACTATAGTACAAATCACCATGGTCAATTTAGACTTTATGACGGTAATAATATTGTTGAATGTTGCCCTATACAAACAACATCATTAAAAACAAAATACTATCATGTAGAATGGCTACTAGAATCAAACAAAGAGTATACTCTCAAAATAACTTGTGATATCCAAGATTTGAATATTGAAAATGGCTGGATATATGATGATACATTACTTGAGTATGGAGGAGTTTGCTTTAGCCTTAAACATGGACAATTCCAGTCACATCACTCTCATGATAACTCTAAGCTAAAAGATACCAAACACCTACAATATCACTTTACAGCAAAAAAAGCTTGGTTGAATGATCCTAATGGTCTGGTTTACTTTAAAGGTAAATATCATATGTTCTATCAGCACTACCCTTATGGTAAACATACCGCAATGCTGCACTGGGGACATTCTGTTTCTGATGATATGGTACATTGGCAACATTTACCTATTGCTATTTATCCACAAAACGATCTTGATGAGAGATATATAGGTGGAGCTTTCTCAGGTAGTGCCATGGTTGTTGATGATGAATTATTTCTTGTCTATACAGAGCATTTTGAGGATCTAGAAAATTCTCCTGATATTTTCATCGAAAAACAAAATCTAATAAAAAGTAAAGATGGTATACATTTTTCAAAACCTAAAACTATTGTTAATCGTAAGCCTGATTTTTGCTCTTATGATTTTAGAGATCCTAAAGTATGGTTTGATAAAAATTTCAACTGCTATTATATGGTGATTGGTACTTATGCAAACAGCTTCCCAAGCGTTGCATTGTATAGATCTGATGATGCTAAGAGCTGGCACTATCATAGCATCTTATTTCAAGAAAAAACTATCTCTGGGAGAACACTAGAATGCCCAGATTTATTTTATCTAGATGGCAAGTATGTACTAGTGCTTTCAATTTTTACAACAGAAAATAAAAAGGACTTCGATTATAAGTCTTTCTATTATATTGGTGATTTTGATGGTAAATATTTTTCAGCTAAGACACCTGCTACATATATAGATTCTGCAAAAGAGTTTTATGCCCCACAGACTTTTGAAGCTAACGGTAATAGGTATGCTATTGGTTGGATGAACTGTTGGGAAGATCATAAAAACCGAGCAAAAGAAGATTCAGCTGGTGCAATGAGTCTAATGAGACAATTCAAGGTAGTGAATAATAAGCTTATTTCCTACCCTACTGATGCTTATAATAACCTTAGAGTGCAACGTTTACAGATAGAAAACTTTAACAAAAATATTGATCTCCCATCAGATCTTATTGAACTAAATTTAGAGTTTAATTCAAACAATACGTGGCAGCTAGAGCTTTTAAAAGATAATCAAGGATCTGTGATTGATATTTGTTATCAAGATAGCCAAATCTCAGTAAAAAATAGCCTTAATCAAGTTATGAATGAAGCTTTTATAAAAGATATAAGTTCAGAAAACATATCTGTAGATATCTTCTTAGATACAACAAGTATTGAGCTTTTTGTTAATAAAGGTCAAGAATCTATCACAATGAGATTTGAACGCTCCAGCAAAATAGAAAATACTATGAAGATTAAAGTTGCAGACCAAAAAAGTCTAACTATCAAATTATATGAACTAAATTCAATATGGCAATAA
- a CDS encoding peptide MFS transporter: MIKDIKVRQFSVLWFVELWERYAFYSFQALFMLFITASHISESQGYLIFGIFASLIYITPTIGGYLSDKYIGVKNALVIGAVFLLLGYIVLAISTDLSHVNWALSLIIVGNGLFKPAPTSLISRIFDDNPSQSHSAFTVYYMGVNIGGFLAIAFTPIIAKYTSYSYAFIICVIGMFLAISNFFWRAKLLKGIGSDTPPMTTKVKLLISLICLAQLLICYGLFQVTDISLYLIIILCILTFIYMLNDARNACDRKETILQVIGVILVIEAVIYFIVYSQMFSTLVLFAKHNVSLNLIGFDVSPATYASLDSFWLIVLSPLLAILYKKSVKHLSVPYKYSIGTIIAGIAPLSLYVVIKLTQVSGFVDGNWMFVYFFFGALAELLVAAIGFSMIAIYFRKEIVTLGMGFFMLAIALGGALSGKLGQLVAMPDGKIDPMVSLSIYESYFLWLGVITIILGVVYGVVAKIVTTIANKHNISLG; the protein is encoded by the coding sequence TTGATAAAAGACATAAAAGTAAGGCAGTTTTCTGTATTATGGTTTGTAGAGTTATGGGAAAGGTATGCTTTTTATAGTTTCCAAGCTCTTTTTATGCTTTTTATAACAGCTAGTCATATTAGTGAGTCACAAGGGTATTTAATCTTTGGAATATTTGCTTCACTAATCTATATCACACCAACGATAGGTGGGTATTTATCTGATAAATATATAGGTGTTAAAAATGCTTTAGTTATAGGTGCGGTATTTTTATTATTAGGCTATATTGTTTTAGCAATATCAACGGATTTAAGTCATGTAAATTGGGCTTTATCACTTATAATAGTTGGTAATGGGCTTTTTAAACCTGCACCAACTTCACTAATTTCAAGAATTTTTGATGATAATCCATCACAGTCTCACTCAGCATTTACAGTATATTATATGGGAGTAAATATTGGTGGTTTTCTTGCTATAGCATTTACACCAATAATTGCAAAATATACTAGTTATTCTTATGCATTCATCATATGTGTTATTGGTATGTTTCTTGCAATATCAAACTTTTTCTGGCGAGCAAAGCTTTTAAAAGGTATAGGGTCTGATACACCACCAATGACTACTAAGGTTAAGCTTTTAATATCACTAATATGCTTAGCTCAGTTATTAATATGCTATGGATTATTCCAAGTTACAGATATTTCTTTATATTTGATAATAATCTTATGTATTCTAACATTCATATATATGTTAAATGATGCAAGAAATGCTTGTGATCGCAAAGAGACTATTCTACAAGTAATAGGGGTGATTTTAGTTATTGAAGCGGTGATTTATTTTATTGTCTATAGCCAAATGTTTTCGACATTAGTGTTATTTGCAAAGCATAATGTTTCACTTAACTTGATAGGGTTTGATGTATCTCCAGCAACTTATGCATCTTTAGATTCTTTTTGGTTAATCGTTTTGAGTCCGTTATTAGCTATTTTATACAAAAAGAGTGTAAAACACTTATCTGTACCTTATAAATACTCTATAGGAACAATAATTGCAGGTATCGCGCCTCTAAGTTTATATGTGGTGATAAAGCTGACACAGGTAAGTGGCTTTGTCGATGGTAACTGGATGTTTGTCTATTTCTTCTTTGGAGCTTTAGCTGAGTTATTAGTTGCTGCAATAGGTTTTTCAATGATTGCTATTTACTTTAGAAAAGAAATAGTAACACTAGGTATGGGCTTTTTTATGCTTGCAATAGCTCTAGGAGGTGCTTTATCTGGTAAATTAGGTCAGCTTGTTGCTATGCCTGATGGTAAGATTGATCCAATGGTAAGTCTAAGTATTTATGAGAGTTATTTCTTATGGCTAGGCGTAATAACGATCATTTTAGGTGTTGTATATGGAGTAGTAGCCAAGATTGTGACTACTATAGCTAATAAACATAATATTTCATTAGGATAA
- the leuB gene encoding 3-isopropylmalate dehydrogenase has protein sequence MEKNIAILAGDGIGPEVMESAIKVLDATAKKYNHKFNYTEALVGGAAYDKYKSHCPEETLEICKNSDAILFGSVGGPVEAQNEEKWQGCEANSILALRKHFGFNINIRPSQIFPSLKEACPLKDSRIANGADIEIFRELSRDIYFGEHKTFTDENGTRCATDIAEYDEHTIRNIVTQAFERATQRSNRLTSVDKANVLDTSRLWRNIVNEVAKDYPNVTVNHMYVDNCAMQMVLNPSQFDVMVTGNLFGDIISDLASVLPGSIGLVPSISLNKDGFGLYEPSGGSAYDIKGQNKANPIAQILSASLMLSYSFGLVSEAEAIANAINLTLEDGFRTQDIYTQGTKLASTQEFTDEIIKRL, from the coding sequence ATGGAAAAAAATATTGCTATATTAGCTGGTGATGGCATTGGTCCTGAAGTAATGGAATCGGCAATAAAGGTTCTTGATGCTACAGCTAAAAAATATAATCACAAATTTAACTATACTGAAGCTCTAGTCGGCGGAGCAGCTTATGATAAATACAAAAGTCATTGCCCAGAAGAAACTTTAGAAATATGTAAAAACTCTGATGCGATACTTTTTGGCTCTGTTGGTGGGCCTGTTGAAGCTCAAAATGAGGAAAAATGGCAAGGCTGTGAAGCTAATAGTATCCTCGCGCTAAGAAAGCACTTTGGATTTAATATAAACATTCGTCCTAGCCAAATATTCCCATCACTAAAAGAAGCATGTCCTTTGAAAGATAGTCGTATCGCTAATGGTGCTGATATTGAGATCTTTAGAGAGCTTTCTAGAGATATCTATTTTGGGGAGCATAAAACTTTTACTGATGAAAATGGTACAAGGTGTGCTACAGATATCGCTGAATATGATGAACATACTATTAGAAATATTGTTACTCAAGCATTTGAAAGAGCTACACAACGCTCAAATAGATTGACTTCAGTAGATAAAGCTAATGTCTTAGATACATCAAGACTATGGAGAAATATAGTTAATGAGGTAGCAAAAGACTATCCAAATGTTACAGTCAATCATATGTATGTCGATAACTGTGCTATGCAAATGGTTCTTAACCCAAGTCAATTTGATGTAATGGTTACAGGAAACCTTTTTGGAGATATTATATCTGATTTAGCATCTGTACTGCCTGGATCAATTGGTTTAGTACCATCTATAAGCTTAAATAAAGATGGTTTTGGTCTTTATGAGCCTTCTGGTGGTTCTGCTTATGATATCAAAGGTCAGAACAAAGCAAATCCAATTGCACAGATATTATCAGCATCACTAATGCTTTCTTACTCATTTGGATTAGTATCAGAAGCTGAAGCTATTGCAAATGCAATTAATTTAACTCTTGAAGATGGTTTTAGAACTCAAGATATCTATACTCAAGGAACTAAATTAGCTTCTACTCAAGAGTTTACAGATGAGATTATAAAGAGATTATAA
- the leuD gene encoding 3-isopropylmalate dehydratase small subunit, whose protein sequence is MQAFKKLTSNAIPLWLSDIDTDMIIPANFLTQTSKDGYGNSLFHNLKEKDHDFIFNNPDYSDSQILIAGSNFGCGSSREHAVWALTQAGIRAIIAPSFSDIFFNNAAKNGLLLISLDKDIVKDLCDKAEDPKFNVTIDLENQIVSADKDSYSFDYDPFRKTCLIKGLDDMSYLIENLDLIKQFEQSRRG, encoded by the coding sequence ATGCAAGCTTTTAAAAAACTAACATCTAATGCAATTCCTTTATGGCTAAGTGATATTGATACAGATATGATTATCCCAGCTAACTTTCTAACTCAAACAAGTAAAGATGGTTATGGGAATAGTTTATTTCATAATTTAAAAGAAAAAGATCATGATTTTATTTTTAACAACCCTGATTACTCCGATTCACAAATACTAATCGCAGGAAGTAATTTTGGTTGTGGTTCATCTAGGGAACATGCTGTTTGGGCTCTTACTCAAGCTGGTATAAGAGCTATAATTGCCCCTTCTTTTTCTGATATTTTTTTCAACAATGCTGCTAAAAATGGTTTGTTACTAATATCTCTAGATAAGGATATTGTTAAGGATTTATGCGATAAAGCAGAAGATCCAAAGTTTAATGTAACTATTGATTTAGAAAACCAGATAGTTTCTGCAGATAAAGATTCGTATAGCTTTGATTACGATCCTTTTCGTAAGACTTGTCTTATCAAGGGGCTTGATGATATGTCCTACCTTATCGAGAACTTAGATCTAATCAAACAATTTGAACAATCAAGAAGAGGCTAG
- the leuC gene encoding 3-isopropylmalate dehydratase large subunit: MAKNIIDKIWDAHVVKQIPDFPDMLYIDRMLVHEVTSPQAFDKIRELKIPINNPKSIIATVDHSISTSPINRLEMKDKVAQAQVEKLRNNVKEFGLDFYDFESQHQGVVHVTGPELGFTLPGITLVCGDSHTSTHGAFGALAFGIGTSEIGHVLATNCILQYRPKTMKVEFVGKPSELATAKDIVMKLIAQIGIGGAGGYIIEYTGEVVKNMSMEERMTLCNMSIECGARAGLVSPDEKTFNYLRGKKYAPQGADFDKALDSWKSLKTDKGASYDKYVEVDVANLGPMVTWGINPQHAINISAKIPNLKDIPTHQHKLAQQAYSYTKFNADEDILGKEIQWAFVGSCTNGRIEDMRAVAEVLKGRKVAKNVTMYIVPGSEQVRKIALEEGLDKIFTDAGADFRMPGCSMCLAMNDDKVPAGQRCISTSNRNFIGRQGKGSITHLASPQTVAASAVMGKICSVDKL, translated from the coding sequence ATGGCAAAGAATATTATAGATAAAATTTGGGATGCTCATGTTGTAAAACAAATACCTGATTTCCCAGATATGTTATATATAGATAGAATGTTGGTGCACGAAGTAACTTCGCCTCAAGCATTTGATAAAATTAGAGAACTAAAAATACCTATAAATAACCCAAAATCTATCATTGCAACTGTAGATCATAGTATATCAACATCTCCTATTAATCGCTTAGAGATGAAAGACAAAGTTGCTCAAGCTCAAGTTGAGAAGCTTCGTAATAATGTCAAAGAGTTTGGTCTTGATTTTTATGATTTCGAGAGCCAACATCAAGGTGTCGTACATGTAACAGGTCCTGAGCTAGGTTTTACCCTACCAGGAATAACTCTTGTGTGTGGTGACTCTCATACTTCAACTCACGGGGCTTTTGGAGCTTTAGCATTTGGTATAGGTACATCTGAAATTGGTCATGTACTTGCGACTAACTGTATACTACAGTACAGACCTAAGACAATGAAAGTTGAGTTTGTAGGTAAACCTTCAGAGTTAGCAACAGCCAAAGACATTGTAATGAAACTAATTGCTCAAATTGGTATTGGTGGTGCTGGTGGATATATTATTGAGTACACTGGTGAGGTAGTCAAAAATATGTCTATGGAAGAGCGTATGACTTTGTGCAATATGTCTATAGAATGTGGCGCAAGGGCTGGTCTAGTATCTCCAGATGAGAAAACTTTTAATTACCTTAGAGGTAAAAAATATGCTCCTCAAGGAGCTGATTTTGACAAAGCATTAGATAGCTGGAAATCCCTAAAAACTGATAAAGGTGCAAGCTACGATAAATATGTAGAAGTAGATGTTGCTAACCTTGGGCCAATGGTAACTTGGGGAATAAATCCTCAACATGCTATTAATATTTCAGCTAAGATTCCAAATCTTAAAGATATTCCAACTCATCAACATAAATTAGCTCAACAAGCTTATAGCTATACAAAATTTAATGCTGATGAAGATATTCTTGGTAAAGAAATACAGTGGGCTTTTGTCGGTAGCTGTACTAATGGTCGTATAGAAGATATGCGTGCTGTTGCTGAAGTTTTAAAGGGCAGAAAAGTAGCTAAAAATGTAACTATGTATATAGTTCCTGGCTCTGAGCAAGTTAGAAAAATAGCACTAGAAGAAGGCTTAGATAAGATCTTTACTGATGCTGGTGCTGACTTTAGAATGCCAGGTTGCTCAATGTGTCTAGCAATGAATGATGATAAAGTTCCTGCAGGCCAAAGATGTATAAGCACCTCAAATAGAAACTTTATCGGTCGTCAAGGTAAAGGTAGTATAACTCATCTTGCATCACCTCAAACAGTTGCTGCTAGTGCTGTAATGGGTAAAATTTGCAGTGTTGATAAACTATAA
- a CDS encoding alpha-isopropylmalate synthase regulatory domain-containing protein yields MDKKKVYIFDTTLRDGQQSPGAGMSFEDNITYADLADKLKIDVLEAGFPSASKTDFEIVNTISKRMTERKSNMIIAGLCQLRKNQVEITMDALRPSLEIGKARVHMYLPVDPNLAQASLGSKNDNEQNIKNVYELVKLASDEGFEVEFSAEGYSKLGDTFDYVTDVFRAAVSAGVSVINCPDTIGGACEREGENYFVHNMSKHAKIIKEEFPDRDIIWSAHCHNDLGLALENSMNAVFDGPARQIEGCINGVGERAGNASLEQCVMFLNLFGKQKECHYYNDIDISNFKTISDFIGERMLSRQPHYPITGLNSARHTSGGHTNAILNNPLAYQPFHPESVGNEISFVFGPLSGGNHAKKIIEENGYICDDKEKAKIAQQIKDIYHERRKGITDEELITAYKKIRAPINATSIDYGKSNGETFVELKGNFFGNTDYRITDHSENSALSALLKGIQEHIPEVNISDYFSRSLKDAGINSKSESTIIIKAGENSPTVEGVATDQDIEISTLKALIAATNKLFIETNYRK; encoded by the coding sequence ATGGATAAGAAGAAAGTTTATATCTTTGATACAACTCTTAGGGATGGTCAACAATCTCCTGGAGCAGGAATGTCTTTTGAAGATAATATCACATATGCTGATCTAGCAGATAAGTTAAAAATTGATGTGTTAGAAGCTGGATTTCCTTCTGCAAGTAAGACTGACTTTGAAATAGTAAATACTATCTCAAAAAGAATGACTGAAAGGAAGTCTAACATGATTATTGCTGGACTATGCCAATTACGTAAAAACCAGGTTGAAATCACAATGGATGCTCTACGCCCTTCGCTAGAGATAGGTAAAGCAAGAGTTCATATGTATCTGCCGGTAGACCCTAATTTAGCTCAAGCAAGCTTAGGTAGCAAAAATGATAATGAACAAAATATCAAAAATGTTTACGAACTAGTTAAGCTAGCTAGTGATGAAGGCTTTGAGGTTGAGTTTAGTGCTGAGGGATACTCTAAGCTTGGTGATACTTTTGACTATGTAACAGATGTTTTTAGAGCTGCAGTTTCTGCTGGGGTTTCTGTAATCAACTGTCCAGATACTATTGGTGGAGCATGCGAAAGAGAAGGCGAAAACTACTTTGTCCATAATATGTCTAAACATGCAAAAATAATTAAAGAAGAATTTCCTGACAGGGATATAATTTGGTCAGCACACTGTCACAATGATTTAGGCTTAGCATTAGAAAACTCTATGAATGCTGTCTTTGATGGTCCTGCAAGGCAAATTGAGGGTTGTATTAATGGTGTAGGTGAAAGAGCTGGTAACGCATCTTTAGAACAATGTGTAATGTTTTTAAATCTTTTTGGTAAACAAAAAGAGTGTCACTACTACAATGATATTGATATTTCTAACTTTAAGACTATCTCTGACTTTATTGGTGAAAGGATGCTATCAAGACAACCTCATTACCCTATTACTGGTCTAAACTCTGCTAGACATACATCTGGTGGTCATACTAATGCTATTTTAAATAATCCATTAGCATACCAACCTTTTCACCCTGAATCTGTAGGTAATGAAATTAGCTTTGTTTTTGGACCTCTTTCTGGTGGTAATCATGCTAAGAAGATTATCGAAGAAAATGGTTATATTTGTGATGACAAAGAAAAAGCAAAAATTGCACAACAAATAAAAGATATTTATCATGAGCGTAGAAAAGGTATCACAGATGAAGAGCTTATTACTGCTTATAAAAAAATTAGAGCTCCGATCAATGCCACAAGTATTGATTATGGAAAATCTAATGGCGAAACATTTGTAGAGCTTAAAGGTAACTTCTTTGGTAATACAGACTATAGAATCACAGATCATAGTGAAAACTCTGCCTTATCAGCTTTATTAAAAGGTATCCAAGAGCACATTCCTGAAGTAAACATATCAGACTACTTCTCACGCTCATTAAAAGATGCTGGGATAAACTCCAAATCAGAAAGTACTATTATAATTAAAGCGGGTGAAAATAGCCCTACAGTTGAAGGAGTTGCTACTGATCAAGATATAGAAATATCTACTCTTAAAGCTTTAATTGCGGCTACAAATAAATTATTTATAGAAACAAATTATAGGAAATAA
- a CDS encoding branched-chain amino acid transaminase, translating to MIDKIWKNGAIISYEDAKVGINTHSLHYGSSVFEGIRAYETPNGVGVLKLKEHMERFVYSMNVLGMKCKYSIDELCQAVLDIIKASGKKSCYIRPLAYYAEGGVSVLPADNHPVDIAIYCIDMGKYMSADKVDIKVSKYIRIHPQSTVCDAKIGGHYVNSILASRETLDTHYHESLLLDSNGYVAEGAAMNVFLIKDKEVITTPLGTILNGITRKLIIQIAKDLGYKVTERLFKVEELVDADEAFFCGTAAEVTPVASIDDNKLKSSDHTITNQIKEVFEKIKQGQAYKEILTYVEGS from the coding sequence ATGATAGATAAAATTTGGAAAAATGGCGCAATTATATCTTATGAAGATGCAAAAGTTGGTATAAATACACACTCTCTACACTATGGTTCATCAGTATTTGAAGGCATAAGAGCATATGAAACGCCAAATGGCGTTGGTGTTTTAAAACTAAAAGAACATATGGAAAGATTTGTATACTCAATGAATGTTCTTGGTATGAAATGTAAATATAGTATCGATGAGTTATGCCAAGCTGTACTAGATATAATTAAAGCAAGTGGTAAAAAATCCTGCTATATAAGACCTTTAGCATATTATGCTGAAGGTGGAGTAAGTGTGCTACCAGCAGATAATCATCCAGTAGATATTGCTATATATTGTATTGATATGGGCAAATATATGTCTGCTGACAAAGTTGACATCAAGGTTAGTAAATATATCCGTATTCACCCCCAATCAACTGTTTGTGATGCAAAAATTGGTGGTCACTATGTAAATAGTATCTTAGCCTCTAGAGAAACTTTAGATACTCATTATCATGAGTCTTTATTACTTGACTCAAATGGATATGTCGCTGAAGGTGCGGCAATGAATGTGTTTTTAATAAAGGATAAAGAAGTAATAACAACTCCTTTAGGAACAATACTAAATGGTATAACAAGAAAACTTATTATACAAATAGCTAAAGACTTAGGCTATAAAGTTACAGAGCGCTTATTTAAGGTAGAAGAGTTAGTTGATGCAGATGAAGCCTTCTTCTGTGGTACCGCAGCTGAAGTAACTCCAGTTGCAAGTATAGATGATAATAAATTAAAAAGTTCAGATCATACAATAACTAACCAAATAAAAGAAGTCTTTGAAAAAATTAAGCAAGGACAAGCTTATAAAGAAATTTTAACTTATGTAGAGGGATCTTAA